The DNA segment TTGATGATGGTTTGAGACACCGACAAAATGTTCAAAACCAAGCGGATTATACTCAGGAACAGAGGTCAATTTTGTTTCCGACAACACGATGGGTTTCAACATGATCACCGCGCCGGCCAAAATGGCTTCTCCCGAATCACTGTGGATCATCACCGGCATTACATCCATCAGGTAATTGAGCCCTTCAATGGTGATTTTATCGCGATAACGCAGTAAGCCTTCGTCAAACTTACTCTGCTTAGGTTTCACTTCGCCTTTCGCTTTTACTTCGCCACTAGCAAGCGCTTTAAACCAAGGTGCCGATTTCAGTTTAGGAATGTAATGGAAAATGCTGAAGGTTTGGATTTCTTTCACTGACACTTTGAATAGTGCCAACGCGCAGAAATTCGCCATTTCTATATCACCTTTTAAGCTGATCGAAATGACAGGATCTGGCAGTGTATCTAGAATCGCGTTTAATTCGGTATTTTCACGCTCACTTGGCATAAAGGGAATTTTACGCACATCCGTCACGCCATCGATTTGACGGATTTGCGCCATTAAGGCACTGAAAGTGTGAAACTCAACATCAGGACAGTTGAGATATATGGTGCCCGGGTCACCGACTTCTTTGCCGCGGGTACTTAATTCTATTCCACGTAAATCAATATTTTTAGAGGCGAGAATATCCAGTAATTCACGGGTAAGCCCGAGACGGTCTTGGCACAAAACTTCTAATCGCACGATCTAATCCCTACAAGTGTCACGAAAAGTTGACAGTAGTGTGTTGTATGCGCTCAATTTCGTCAAGATGATAAGTGGATTGCACTGATAAATAGCGAGTTAATCATTGATCTACTCACCGCTTTTAAACCAAGCTTACTTATCTTCCGATTTACCAATCACTCGCCCTACCACTAACTTGCGGATTTCACTTAAACGTACGGCTTTCTCTTTACGCCAAGGTAATGGACGCAATAACGCCATCGCTTTAATACCTAGTCGACCAGTGAGCAGGCCAACGCCGATCCCTTGTGCAGCACGAGTGGACACTTTTCCAGCTACGCCCAACGACATGACGTTAGTGCCGATATCAACAGCAAGCTCACTAGCACCAGCGGCGGCCATGTTAATAAAGACCAGTTTAATTAAGCGAATACGAGACCAATAGCCCAGCTCTACGCCGTAAATTTTTCCTAGTTCGTCAATCATTTTGAAATTGCGCCAAGCCACAAGCAGCATGTCGGCAATCGCCAATGGGCTAACCGCCACCAATATCGCCGATTCTGTAGAATATGTAGCGACTATTTTCTTGGCTTGTTTATCTTGTTGAGCGATCACCATATCATCGTACAACTCGATCACATCGGCGTCGTTATGATTGTCATTAACGGTTTTAACCCAACGATCATAACCCGCATGTTCCAATGTAACGCCAGCTTGATTGGCAAGATCTTCACAAAATGGCTTAGCATTACCCGTTTTATGCGAATGAATTAAATCCATCGCGAGTTCTTGACTACCGAGTTGCTTGCGTAAACGACGTAATTTCCATAGCTCTTTTGCCGTAGCGCTAATACCGAGTGAAGCTATTGCGGCAATAAATCCTGTCCAACCTAGTGTTAGCCAATCCGATTGCTGATAAGCCTGAACAACATTATTCACACATTGCCAACCAACCAAGCCAGTAAAAGCCACAACCGCACCAGTAAATAACCAACGTTTTTTCGAGCGTGGTCGAATGATCTTCACCATTTCATCTTCAAGTTGGTTATCAGCCGTGAGTTCTATTTGCTCTTGCGTCATTGGGACAAATTGGGTGGCTTCATCAAAACGAATCGTATTGGACAGGTTATCTTGCATGATCCCGACTTCTTCTTGTACAGATTTCGTAGGTTTATCCGTATCGAAGACCACTTTGGTTTTGTATTCTTTTTTATCCTGACTCATCGCAATTTATCCCCTAGTAGAAACTGTAACGCTTTATCCATACGAATATGCGGCAAGGCTTGGTCGTGTGGAATTTTTAACGGTCTAAATTGATAAAACTCAAAGCCATTACCTTGCCAGTATTCACGTTGAGGTAATTTAGGCGGTACTTCTCCAGGAAATAGCGTGATGGTTTCTTCTGCTAATGTTGTGCCTTTGATTGCTTGTAATGTGGTATCCCCGGCTTGTGCATAGCCAGGCATAGTCGCTTGTATAGAAGACAAGTTCATGCACTCCATTTCTATCCCTTCATAAGACACATGTTTCCAGGCCTCATGAACCAGTTGTTGTAACAAAGACACCATATTGGTGTGTTGATCCGGCGTCACATGATCCGCTTTCGTTGCAGCAAATAACACTTTATCAATCTTGGCTGAGAACAAACGCTTGAGAATCGAATTGCGCCCATATTTGAAGCTCTGCATCAATTGATTAATCGCACCACTCATATCCATGAATGAGTCATAGCCGGTATTCAGTGGCTGTAGACAATCAACCAGTACGATCTGGCGGTCAAAGGTAGCAAAGTGCTCTTGGTAAAAATCTTTCACAATCTTCTTTTTGTATTCATTAAAGCGAGAGCGCAACATGGCATAAGCAGAACTACGTTTTATTTCCGCTTTGGGTTTACCATTATCATCCGTTTCAATATCAACCGGGAAAAATTGTAATACTGGTGCACCAACAAGCTCACCGGGCAGAACAAAACGCCCAGGCTGAACCCAGTGCAGTCCTTCGTTTTTGCAAGCATGAAGATAATCGGTATAAGCCTTCGCCAATTCTGCCACTCGATTTTCATTAGCTGAGGCGAACAAATCAAAATGATTAAGTTTGACTAACCACTCTTTAGCCAGTATAGAACGCAATTCACTGCCCGCTTTTTCGCCTTTAAGAAGCTGCATTTGGCTTAGTGACCATTCTTCAAAACTCATATTGAGTAAAGGCAGATCCAATAGCCATTCACCAGGGTAATCGACAATATCTAAATACAAAGTTGATGTGCTTTTCAGTAATCGTCTTGCACCTTTTTTTGGAACAAAACGAATCGCAAGACGAATTTCACTCACATCACGCGTGGGTTCCGGCCATTGTGGTGGCGTGGTATTAAGCTGCTCAATAGCCAGATCGTAGTCGAATCTTGGCACCATTAAGTTAGTTTGTGGGATACGCTTTGCTCCAAGCAGTTGCTTATTTCGACTTGGCTCAAATAGAGGTAAGTTATCTTGTGTGGAGCTATTTAAAAGTTGATTGACCAATGAGGTGATAAACGCCGTTTTACCCGCGCGAGATAAGCCAGTGACAGCGAGGCGCAGATGGCGATCGAGGCTTCGTTTCACCAAATCATTCACTTCTTGTTTGATCTTCATTTAATGCTCCCCAACATACTGTTTACTTGAGAATATCATATTGTGCTTGTGTCAGAAAAAACTAGCTTGAATTTCAGAAAAGAAAAGTTCAAGAAAAACAAAGGCTCGCATTTATAATAAATACGAGCCTAAATTACTTTTATTCGTGTGAAGTGATTGTGAAAAATCAACCTTCCCTGATACGCTGCGACAAGAATTAGTCTTCTTCTATCAACTTATAGATTACAAACAGCGAGATTTCGAGTAGAACACCTAATACCACTGTCATTACCGCAAACCAGTTATTAGCCGTGTTAAAAATGGCGATACCGTGCAGAATCATCTGCACACCAACGTAACCACCCACAACGATTGCGATCAGGATTTGTAAAATCTGTACAAAACGTGGCATAAAATCTCCTAAACATTCAGCCTGTTATCATTTTTGTTACTGAAACTATAATCAATTTAATCCGATTAGTCAGGCAAATTTTGATTAAAGTATAAAATAACCAAGTCAAAGAAACGCTCGAAGTGTTTTCGAAGCATTCTCGAAGCGTAATGTGCGCTCACACCACGCAATTCGACTCTAGCGAATTACTTTTCCATCTCAGCGATTTTCACTTTCCACGTATCTGGGCCAATTTGATGAGCATTCGCGCCCGTAGAATCGACCGCCACCGTAACGGGCATATCTTCCACTTCAAACTCATAAATCGCTTCCATACCTAAGTCTTCAAAAGCAACAACACGCGCTTTCTTAATCGCTTTTGCCACTAAGTAAGCCGCACCGCCGACCGCCATTAGGTAAACGGATTTGTTCTTTTTAATCGACTCAACCGTCGCAGCGCCACGCTCGGCTTTACCAATCATACCCATAATGCCGGTTTCTTCTAGCATCATGTCGGTAAATTTATCCATACGTGTTGAGGTTGTTGGGCCAGCTGGACCTACGACTTCATCACGTACCGCATCAACAGGGCCAACGTAGTAGATAAATTTGCCGTTCAGATCGACCCCTTCAGGTAACCCTTCACCACTTTGTAGCATACCTTGAATACGCTTATGTGCTGCATCACGACCGGTTAAGATCTTGCCAGAAAGCAGAACCGTTTCACCAGTACGCCATTGTTGCACTTCTTCTTTGGTCACGGTATCAAGGTTCACACGGCGAGTATTCGCGCCAGCCTCCCAAGTGATTTGTGGCCAGTCTTCTAATTGTGGTGGCGTTAATTCAGCTGGGCCTGAGCCGTCCAGCGTAAAGTGA comes from the Vibrio gangliei genome and includes:
- a CDS encoding YcjF family protein; translated protein: MSQDKKEYKTKVVFDTDKPTKSVQEEVGIMQDNLSNTIRFDEATQFVPMTQEQIELTADNQLEDEMVKIIRPRSKKRWLFTGAVVAFTGLVGWQCVNNVVQAYQQSDWLTLGWTGFIAAIASLGISATAKELWKLRRLRKQLGSQELAMDLIHSHKTGNAKPFCEDLANQAGVTLEHAGYDRWVKTVNDNHNDADVIELYDDMVIAQQDKQAKKIVATYSTESAILVAVSPLAIADMLLVAWRNFKMIDELGKIYGVELGYWSRIRLIKLVFINMAAAGASELAVDIGTNVMSLGVAGKVSTRAAQGIGVGLLTGRLGIKAMALLRPLPWRKEKAVRLSEIRKLVVGRVIGKSEDK
- a CDS encoding YcjX family GTP-binding protein: MKIKQEVNDLVKRSLDRHLRLAVTGLSRAGKTAFITSLVNQLLNSSTQDNLPLFEPSRNKQLLGAKRIPQTNLMVPRFDYDLAIEQLNTTPPQWPEPTRDVSEIRLAIRFVPKKGARRLLKSTSTLYLDIVDYPGEWLLDLPLLNMSFEEWSLSQMQLLKGEKAGSELRSILAKEWLVKLNHFDLFASANENRVAELAKAYTDYLHACKNEGLHWVQPGRFVLPGELVGAPVLQFFPVDIETDDNGKPKAEIKRSSAYAMLRSRFNEYKKKIVKDFYQEHFATFDRQIVLVDCLQPLNTGYDSFMDMSGAINQLMQSFKYGRNSILKRLFSAKIDKVLFAATKADHVTPDQHTNMVSLLQQLVHEAWKHVSYEGIEMECMNLSSIQATMPGYAQAGDTTLQAIKGTTLAEETITLFPGEVPPKLPQREYWQGNGFEFYQFRPLKIPHDQALPHIRMDKALQFLLGDKLR